The Pseudofrankia inefficax genome window below encodes:
- a CDS encoding sacsin N-terminal ATP-binding-like domain-containing protein, whose translation MEATHLDAIDGAGPAGPDLPAGQADPLDPFGTAAIRSRVLDAWAASPARFREDANAEEDAALGAYRDRLVAELLQNGVDAAAAAGVPGRVLIRLAGDLLEVANTGAPLTAEGVEALSTLRASAKRDVAAVGRFGAGFAAVLAVSDDPSVVSRDPRNPETARGVRWSKDWTAAAVHEIGAAGLRAELGRREGAAPVLRLPFAASAPPRPPVGYDTVVRLPLRDADAVATAHDLLAAFDPTLLLVLPGLSEVVLDIDGQLSRHSCDWEYVGAGEPGAELAAATAEARGVEPGGSPFAPASGADVASGPVETPLDARLEIALLNGERWRGCVRRGTIPGALLADRPVEERTRTGYVARVMVRDGGWPTGVPKVVRAPQPTDEALSLPVLASVELPLEPSRRHTVAGPLRDWLTDRLAEAVAALAIHLGTAGSTDDPAGFAGPDGDGADGADDDLFAAFAATSGATRAEAIAVPGADPLVPPDPLAALELVPAGLPAGAVDGRLRDAVAAMLPEAAMLPGGRLGRECVVCDLGPATDAVTALLAGPHPLVRVDADHHTDHGVASSPDLVDAEFDSGFGVAVELGGKTDDPAAAVAGLLPARYAARHWRRALDALGVRRLDSAGLVEVLAGLRRPPAWWSALYSALITAPDRDALGALPVPIATVADEDTRTFRGSGGAASQNPPADGGAAIGASLRVRMVTGPRGVLLPTDGLDVVALAASGLPLRVVHPEACLGGARDALRTLGAVEGTPAGVLRDPAVHEAVVDADPDDDPEELRALAAAVLALVRDAGLTTEQLAGGLDWLGELLLPDVEGEFVPASELLIADGPLDRLVAADAPFAVLAPELTDAWSPEVLEAVGVLRTFGVLYANDVTLDPDEPVLLDLDDSDTWVEEAAESPALATARAAAARAGSGRGSYGDFAGSAPIVLGSFAAVRDLELVDSAAWPRALAELARPPLRDVVLGDEPSYTRWWLSRHALLPVASRAVTGSGASDDGVEAGFDEDLDELGPRAARVVRLPPPELRLPEADPLLDGLFAPAAPLPGVDPELLRALGCRFTLDDVLGDLAGVLDLLDRLGDADRDIPWPSARALYVAAVTAATLLATGPDGRPGGGLADGRLDPPLTVRTPLGVVPTGDAVILDAPDLLTLVGDAAPLRLPLDRAAEVGHVLGVPLATALADCPILADPEDAAIGQHAPDGTPYVQHTRLTVADLSGRPTRTGWRVVGGIGGEIHVDASAGTDALARALAWHAGTWHRRHALAAALRDPGGTAFRDAEDDLDDSGVPLWGS comes from the coding sequence GTGGAAGCGACGCATCTCGACGCGATCGACGGCGCGGGGCCGGCAGGCCCCGACCTCCCCGCCGGCCAAGCAGACCCGCTCGACCCGTTCGGCACGGCGGCGATCCGATCCCGGGTGCTCGACGCGTGGGCCGCGTCGCCGGCCCGGTTCCGGGAGGACGCCAACGCCGAGGAGGACGCGGCCCTGGGCGCCTACCGCGACCGGCTCGTCGCCGAACTGCTGCAGAACGGGGTCGACGCGGCCGCCGCGGCCGGCGTACCCGGCCGGGTCCTGATCCGGCTGGCCGGGGACCTGCTGGAGGTCGCGAACACCGGGGCGCCGCTGACCGCCGAGGGCGTCGAGGCGCTCAGCACGCTACGCGCGTCGGCGAAACGGGACGTGGCCGCCGTCGGCCGGTTCGGCGCCGGCTTCGCGGCCGTGCTGGCCGTCAGCGACGACCCGTCCGTCGTCTCGCGCGACCCCAGGAACCCGGAGACCGCACGCGGGGTCCGCTGGTCGAAGGACTGGACCGCAGCCGCGGTGCACGAGATCGGCGCCGCCGGGCTGCGCGCCGAGCTGGGCCGTAGGGAAGGAGCCGCGCCGGTGCTGCGGCTGCCGTTCGCCGCGTCGGCGCCGCCCCGGCCGCCCGTCGGGTACGACACGGTCGTGCGCCTGCCGCTGCGCGACGCCGACGCCGTCGCGACGGCGCACGACCTGCTCGCCGCCTTCGACCCGACCCTGTTGCTCGTGCTGCCGGGCCTGAGCGAGGTCGTGCTGGACATCGACGGCCAGCTGAGCAGGCACAGCTGCGACTGGGAGTACGTCGGTGCCGGCGAGCCAGGAGCCGAGCTGGCGGCCGCCACCGCCGAGGCCCGGGGCGTCGAGCCGGGCGGTTCCCCCTTCGCGCCGGCGTCTGGCGCCGACGTGGCCTCGGGACCCGTGGAGACGCCGTTGGACGCGCGGCTGGAGATCGCGCTGCTGAACGGGGAGCGCTGGCGCGGCTGCGTGCGGCGCGGCACGATCCCGGGCGCGCTGCTCGCCGACCGTCCGGTCGAGGAGCGGACCAGGACCGGCTACGTGGCTCGGGTGATGGTGCGCGACGGCGGCTGGCCGACCGGCGTACCGAAGGTGGTCCGGGCACCACAGCCGACCGACGAGGCGCTGTCGCTGCCGGTGCTGGCCAGCGTCGAACTGCCGTTGGAGCCGTCCCGCCGGCACACCGTCGCCGGTCCGCTGCGCGACTGGCTCACCGACCGGCTCGCCGAGGCGGTCGCCGCGCTCGCCATCCACCTCGGCACCGCCGGTTCCACCGACGACCCGGCGGGTTTCGCCGGCCCCGATGGCGATGGCGCCGACGGCGCGGATGACGACCTGTTCGCCGCCTTTGCCGCGACGTCGGGCGCGACGCGGGCGGAGGCCATCGCGGTACCCGGGGCGGATCCGCTGGTACCGCCGGACCCGCTGGCCGCGCTCGAGCTGGTTCCGGCCGGGCTGCCCGCCGGCGCCGTCGACGGCCGGCTGCGGGACGCCGTCGCAGCGATGCTGCCCGAGGCCGCGATGCTGCCGGGCGGCCGGCTCGGTCGCGAATGTGTCGTCTGCGACCTCGGCCCGGCCACCGACGCCGTGACCGCCCTGCTCGCCGGCCCGCACCCGCTCGTCCGCGTCGACGCGGACCATCACACCGACCACGGGGTCGCCTCCAGCCCCGATCTGGTCGACGCCGAGTTCGACAGCGGCTTCGGGGTCGCCGTCGAGCTGGGCGGGAAGACCGACGACCCGGCGGCGGCCGTCGCCGGCCTGCTGCCCGCGCGGTACGCCGCCCGGCACTGGCGGCGGGCACTGGACGCCCTCGGCGTGCGCCGGCTGGACAGCGCGGGCCTGGTGGAGGTGCTGGCCGGGCTGCGCCGGCCTCCGGCCTGGTGGTCGGCGTTGTACTCGGCTCTGATCACCGCGCCGGACCGGGACGCCCTTGGCGCGCTGCCGGTCCCGATCGCGACGGTGGCCGACGAGGACACCCGGACGTTCCGCGGCTCCGGCGGCGCGGCCAGCCAGAACCCGCCAGCCGACGGCGGCGCGGCGATCGGGGCGTCTCTGCGGGTGCGGATGGTCACCGGGCCGCGCGGGGTGCTGCTGCCCACCGACGGGCTGGATGTGGTCGCGTTGGCGGCCTCCGGGTTGCCACTGCGGGTGGTGCACCCGGAGGCCTGTCTCGGCGGCGCCCGCGACGCCCTGCGCACGCTCGGCGCCGTCGAGGGCACCCCGGCGGGCGTGCTGCGCGACCCGGCGGTGCACGAGGCCGTCGTCGACGCCGACCCCGACGACGATCCGGAGGAGCTGCGGGCGCTCGCCGCCGCGGTGCTCGCGCTGGTCCGCGACGCCGGGCTCACCACCGAGCAGCTGGCGGGCGGGTTGGACTGGCTGGGCGAGCTGCTGCTGCCGGACGTCGAGGGCGAGTTCGTCCCGGCCTCCGAGCTGCTCATCGCCGACGGCCCGCTGGACCGGCTGGTCGCCGCCGACGCCCCGTTCGCCGTCCTCGCGCCCGAGCTCACCGACGCCTGGTCGCCGGAGGTCCTGGAGGCCGTCGGGGTGCTGCGGACGTTCGGCGTGCTCTACGCGAACGACGTGACCCTCGACCCGGACGAGCCGGTCCTGCTCGACCTGGACGACAGCGACACCTGGGTCGAGGAGGCGGCCGAGTCCCCGGCCCTGGCCACCGCCCGGGCCGCCGCGGCGCGGGCCGGCTCGGGCCGGGGCTCCTACGGCGACTTCGCCGGGAGCGCCCCGATCGTGCTCGGGAGCTTCGCCGCCGTGCGCGACCTGGAGCTGGTCGACTCGGCCGCCTGGCCGCGGGCGCTCGCCGAGCTGGCCCGGCCGCCGCTGCGGGACGTCGTCCTCGGGGACGAGCCGTCCTACACCCGCTGGTGGCTGTCCCGCCATGCCCTGCTGCCGGTCGCGAGCCGGGCCGTCACCGGCTCGGGCGCCTCGGACGATGGCGTCGAGGCCGGCTTCGACGAGGATCTCGACGAGCTGGGGCCGCGGGCCGCCAGGGTGGTCCGGCTGCCCCCGCCGGAGCTGCGGCTGCCGGAGGCGGACCCGCTGCTCGACGGCCTGTTCGCCCCCGCGGCCCCGCTGCCGGGCGTCGACCCGGAGCTGCTGCGCGCGCTCGGCTGCCGGTTCACGCTGGACGACGTCCTCGGCGACCTGGCCGGCGTGCTCGACCTGCTCGACCGGCTCGGCGACGCCGACCGGGACATCCCCTGGCCCAGCGCCCGGGCCCTCTACGTGGCCGCGGTGACCGCCGCGACGCTGCTCGCGACCGGCCCGGACGGCCGGCCCGGCGGCGGCCTCGCCGACGGCAGGCTGGACCCGCCGCTGACCGTCCGCACCCCGCTCGGCGTCGTCCCCACCGGCGACGCGGTGATCCTGGACGCGCCCGACCTGCTCACGCTGGTCGGGGACGCGGCGCCGCTGCGGCTCCCGCTGGACCGCGCGGCCGAGGTCGGCCACGTCCTGGGCGTACCGCTGGCCACCGCGCTGGCCGACTGCCCGATCCTCGCCGACCCCGAGGATGCCGCGATCGGTCAGCACGCTCCGGACGGGACGCCGTACGTCCAGCACACCCGGCTCACGGTCGCGGACCTTTCCGGCCGGCCGACCCGGACCGGTTGGCGGGTCGTCGGCGGTATCGGCGGCGAGATCCACGTCGACGCCTCCGCCGGCACCGACGCGCTGGCCCGGGCGCTGGCCTGGCACGCCGGCACCTGGCACCGCCGCCACGCCCTGGCGGCCGCGCTGCGCGACCCGGGCGGCACCGCCTTCCGCGACGCCGAGGACGACCTCGACGACTCCGGCGTCCCCCTGTGGGGAAGCTGA
- a CDS encoding DUF2530 domain-containing protein: MEAKTPLDQDTGTAGRPPSGRTPTALEAAEAGTDGVADGGGPGGGGLAPLPYDGVGSVAVGTVVWLIALIVMIAMAGTLRHDGHLWWLATAACGFGLGLVGLFIVIRRRNRIRRGERSSAN; this comes from the coding sequence GTGGAGGCGAAGACGCCGTTGGACCAGGACACGGGCACGGCGGGACGGCCGCCGTCCGGCCGAACGCCGACCGCGCTCGAGGCCGCCGAGGCCGGTACGGACGGGGTCGCCGACGGTGGCGGGCCGGGCGGCGGCGGGTTGGCGCCGCTGCCCTACGACGGCGTCGGCTCGGTCGCCGTGGGCACCGTCGTGTGGCTGATCGCGTTGATCGTCATGATCGCGATGGCCGGCACGCTGCGTCACGACGGCCACCTGTGGTGGCTGGCGACGGCCGCGTGCGGCTTCGGCCTCGGCCTGGTCGGCCTGTTCATCGTCATCCGCCGCCGCAACCGGATCCGGCGCGGCGAGCGATCCAGCGCGAACTGA
- a CDS encoding flavin reductase family protein, giving the protein MTSVPEVARDTRRAAAAGPAIEADALRQAFRRHAAGVTVVTCVGAAGPVGFTATSVASLSAAPPLLSLSLAVTSSSAPAVLEAETLIIHLLSSGHEEIARRFATRGIDRFAAPTRWETLPTGEPLLSDVAVWLRARIEHRISAGESYLVVAEVIGCQVDRADEPLVYHDGRYATLTDVPAPDGLAQEPEG; this is encoded by the coding sequence ATGACCAGCGTGCCGGAGGTTGCCAGGGACACGCGGCGGGCAGCCGCCGCGGGCCCGGCGATCGAGGCGGACGCTCTTCGGCAGGCGTTCCGCAGGCACGCCGCCGGGGTCACGGTGGTCACGTGCGTCGGCGCGGCCGGCCCGGTCGGGTTCACCGCCACCTCGGTCGCGTCGCTGTCGGCCGCCCCACCGCTGCTGTCGCTCTCGCTGGCGGTGACGTCGTCCAGCGCGCCCGCGGTGCTCGAGGCCGAGACCCTGATCATCCACCTGCTGTCGTCCGGGCACGAGGAGATCGCCCGGCGGTTCGCCACCCGCGGTATCGACCGGTTCGCCGCGCCGACCCGGTGGGAGACGCTGCCGACGGGGGAGCCGCTGCTGTCGGACGTCGCCGTCTGGCTGCGGGCCAGGATCGAACACCGGATCTCGGCCGGGGAGAGCTACCTGGTCGTCGCCGAGGTGATCGGCTGCCAGGTGGACCGGGCCGACGAGCCGCTCGTCTACCACGACGGCCGCTACGCCACGCTGACCGACGTGCCCGCGCCCGACGGACTGGCTCAGGAGCCGGAGGGCTGA
- a CDS encoding winged helix-turn-helix domain-containing protein, with translation MSPQPATVRAASEQLAATRSLAPVAPVRRLSGPASPATQVAQPARGPLSRPVGVARPGERFDLRQFNRAPLVAGAPGGATATSAYAAPITSSRAGLAVDRSAWAAWLDGELLNLTYLEFEVLDFLVRHPGRVYSRAALLRHVWGHRVDDDPGQAGRTVDVLVTRLRRKLGPDNRSRIETVRRVGYRYRPAAVDTVA, from the coding sequence ATGTCGCCCCAGCCCGCCACGGTCCGCGCCGCCTCGGAGCAGCTGGCCGCAACGCGCTCGCTCGCGCCCGTCGCCCCCGTCCGCCGCCTGTCTGGGCCGGCCAGCCCGGCGACCCAGGTGGCGCAGCCGGCCCGCGGCCCGCTGAGCCGGCCGGTCGGCGTCGCCCGCCCGGGCGAGCGGTTCGACCTCCGCCAGTTCAACCGTGCACCGCTCGTCGCCGGTGCGCCCGGTGGCGCCACGGCGACCAGTGCCTACGCGGCGCCTATCACGAGCAGCCGCGCGGGCCTGGCCGTCGACCGGTCGGCCTGGGCCGCGTGGCTCGACGGCGAGCTGCTGAACCTGACCTATCTGGAGTTCGAGGTGCTGGACTTCCTGGTCCGCCACCCTGGCCGGGTGTACTCACGGGCCGCCCTGCTGCGCCACGTCTGGGGACACCGGGTCGACGACGACCCCGGCCAGGCCGGCCGGACCGTCGACGTGCTGGTCACCCGGCTGCGCCGCAAGCTCGGCCCGGACAACCGGTCCAGGATCGAGACCGTGCGCCGCGTCGGGTACCGCTACCGGCCGGCCGCCGTCGACACCGTCGCCTGA
- a CDS encoding putative leader peptide encodes MCFCWLVLKPAYLVTRGHIDLLRVASAACPVR; translated from the coding sequence GTGTGTTTCTGTTGGCTTGTGCTGAAGCCGGCTTACCTGGTCACCCGGGGCCACATCGACCTGCTCCGGGTCGCTTCCGCGGCCTGTCCGGTCCGCTGA
- the thpR gene encoding RNA 2',3'-cyclic phosphodiesterase has protein sequence MARLFVAATPPAEVIEAIGVAVALARPTAPALRWVDLARSHLTLAFLGSVEDALRAELTERLGRVARRHPPVDAVLAGVGRFGDRVLWAGVDGDLAPLAAGIRRAAQRSGVADLDPRPLRAHLTLAYARPSTEPVDLRAVMAALGELPPLAWTVDRFDLVSSVLGPQPVYAVESSWSLTGS, from the coding sequence ATGGCGAGGCTGTTCGTCGCCGCGACGCCGCCGGCCGAGGTCATCGAGGCGATCGGCGTGGCGGTGGCCCTAGCGAGACCGACCGCGCCGGCGCTGCGCTGGGTGGACCTGGCCCGCAGCCATCTGACGCTCGCGTTCCTCGGCTCGGTCGAGGACGCCCTGCGCGCCGAGCTGACCGAGCGGCTCGGCCGGGTCGCGCGACGCCATCCACCGGTGGACGCGGTCCTGGCCGGCGTCGGGCGGTTCGGCGACCGGGTCCTGTGGGCCGGGGTCGACGGCGACCTGGCCCCGCTGGCCGCGGGGATCCGGCGCGCGGCGCAGCGGTCGGGCGTGGCCGACCTGGACCCCCGCCCGCTGCGGGCCCACCTCACCCTTGCCTACGCCCGGCCCTCGACCGAGCCCGTGGACCTGCGCGCGGTGATGGCCGCCCTGGGCGAACTGCCGCCCCTTGCCTGGACGGTCGATCGGTTCGACCTGGTGAGCAGTGTGCTGGGCCCCCAGCCGGTCTACGCGGTCGAGTCGAGCTGGTCGTTGACCGGGTCCTGA
- a CDS encoding Gfo/Idh/MocA family oxidoreductase, which yields MTTVPELVGPRDPIAAQTWREQRRAARRRDPQLPVAAALVTDGSERLTARLLREAGMDVVGLLAPEPLESLAWAADVGAPRAYGDLAALLSDDVEAVCIELAPPGSDLIAQRAAEAGLHVLLVRALTADPEALRAVADVAEDADLAHVVAFDDRAWPAAWHVQASVPGLGRLTQMTVVGAPSGPLGRAEILDLTVRWCGEVLAVCADPAGMPAPLLTSTAPVTLALLTASGATVLVHEQMGARLTDATFTLCGEAGRIVVEGRRVRRSDHEGVRTVWMPPPVSDRPGLVEATYDLLRAVEQDDPAMVRGATVHDLLTVTRLQDAARRSRDAGGWVEL from the coding sequence ATGACCACCGTTCCCGAGCTCGTCGGTCCGCGCGACCCGATCGCGGCGCAGACCTGGCGAGAGCAGCGGCGGGCGGCCCGGCGACGCGACCCACAGCTTCCGGTCGCCGCGGCGCTGGTCACCGACGGATCCGAGCGGCTGACCGCGCGGCTGCTGCGCGAGGCCGGCATGGACGTGGTCGGGCTGCTCGCGCCGGAGCCGCTGGAGTCGCTGGCCTGGGCCGCCGACGTGGGGGCGCCGCGCGCCTACGGCGACCTCGCCGCGCTGCTGTCGGACGACGTCGAGGCGGTGTGTATCGAGCTGGCGCCGCCGGGGTCCGACCTGATCGCCCAGCGGGCCGCCGAGGCCGGGCTCCACGTGCTGCTGGTCCGGGCGCTGACCGCCGACCCGGAGGCGCTGCGCGCCGTCGCCGACGTCGCGGAGGACGCCGATCTCGCGCACGTCGTGGCGTTCGACGACCGGGCCTGGCCGGCGGCCTGGCACGTGCAGGCGTCGGTGCCCGGGCTTGGCCGGCTCACCCAGATGACCGTCGTCGGCGCTCCGTCGGGGCCGCTCGGCCGGGCGGAGATCCTCGACCTGACCGTCCGTTGGTGTGGCGAGGTGCTGGCGGTCTGCGCCGACCCGGCCGGCATGCCCGCCCCCCTGCTGACCAGCACCGCTCCGGTGACCCTCGCGCTGCTGACCGCGAGCGGCGCGACGGTCCTCGTCCACGAGCAGATGGGCGCCAGGCTCACCGACGCGACGTTCACGCTGTGCGGCGAGGCCGGCCGGATCGTGGTCGAGGGTCGCCGGGTCCGCCGGTCCGACCACGAAGGAGTGCGCACCGTGTGGATGCCGCCGCCGGTCTCGGATCGGCCGGGCCTGGTCGAGGCGACCTACGACCTGCTGCGCGCGGTCGAGCAGGACGACCCGGCGATGGTCCGCGGCGCCACCGTCCACGACCTGCTCACCGTGACCCGGCTCCAGGACGCGGCACGGCGCTCCCGCGACGCCGGCGGCTGGGTGGAGCTTTAG
- a CDS encoding MarR family transcriptional regulator: MMDSAAKTELASALRLSVMRLSRRMRQERSSSLTPTQIAVLATLERHGPMTLGEIATHERVQPPSMTRVISNLADSGLVARSAHPTDGRQVIAEVTEAGRALLEADRRRRDEWLAERLAELSDLEIAALRRAAPILERLAGS, translated from the coding sequence ATGATGGACAGCGCCGCGAAGACCGAGCTTGCGTCGGCATTGCGCCTTTCGGTGATGCGGCTGTCGCGTCGGATGCGCCAGGAGCGGTCGAGCAGCCTCACGCCGACGCAGATCGCGGTACTCGCCACGCTGGAGCGGCACGGCCCGATGACGTTGGGCGAGATCGCGACGCATGAGCGGGTCCAGCCGCCGTCGATGACCCGGGTCATCAGCAATCTCGCGGATTCCGGCCTGGTGGCGAGGTCCGCGCATCCCACTGACGGCCGGCAGGTCATCGCGGAGGTCACCGAGGCCGGCCGCGCGCTGCTGGAGGCGGACCGGCGCCGTCGCGACGAATGGCTGGCCGAACGGCTGGCGGAGCTCTCCGACCTCGAGATCGCCGCGCTTCGCCGAGCGGCCCCGATCCTGGAGCGGCTCGCCGGCTCCTGA
- a CDS encoding citrate synthase has translation MSEQVSTLTVTDNRTGRSYEVPIKDGAVRAADFRKIKVDDDDFGLMTYDPAFTNTASCRSEITYIDGDAGILRYRGYPIQDLAEKSSFLEVAYLLLAGELPSKDELATWEDEITHHTLVHESIKKFIDGFHHDAHPMGMLVSSVGALSTFYPDAKKIKDPGLRRLQIVRLIAKITTLAGYSYRHSVGFPYAYPDNDLSYAGNFLNMMWKATELKYEPDPNLEHALDVLFILHADHEQNCSANAMRAVGSSEADPFSAAAAAIAALYGPLHGGANEQVLRMLRDIGSVENIPTFIAQVKDGKKKLMGFGHRVYKNYDPRARVIRSIADEVFKVTGTNPLLDLAMELERIALSDEYFISRKLYPNVDFYTGIIYQAMGFPVEMFPVLFAIGRMPGWLAQWEEGLLDPEQKIARPRQLYVGYDERPYVPMSARTADIDADVDAIAAQAAQAAPERPLR, from the coding sequence GTGTCCGAGCAGGTCAGCACCCTGACCGTGACCGACAACCGCACCGGTCGTAGCTACGAAGTACCGATCAAAGACGGCGCCGTGCGCGCCGCGGACTTCCGCAAAATCAAGGTCGACGACGATGACTTCGGGTTGATGACCTACGACCCGGCGTTCACGAACACGGCGAGTTGCCGGAGCGAGATCACCTACATCGACGGTGACGCCGGCATCCTGCGGTACCGCGGCTACCCGATCCAGGACCTGGCCGAGAAGAGCAGCTTCCTGGAGGTCGCCTACCTCCTGCTGGCGGGCGAGCTGCCGTCGAAGGACGAGCTGGCCACCTGGGAAGACGAGATCACCCACCACACGCTGGTGCATGAGTCGATCAAGAAGTTCATCGACGGCTTCCACCACGACGCGCACCCGATGGGCATGCTCGTCTCGTCCGTCGGTGCACTGTCGACGTTCTACCCGGACGCCAAGAAGATCAAGGACCCGGGACTGCGCCGCCTGCAGATCGTTCGCCTGATCGCGAAGATCACCACGCTGGCCGGCTACTCCTACCGGCACTCGGTCGGCTTCCCGTACGCCTACCCGGACAACGACCTGTCGTACGCCGGGAACTTCCTCAACATGATGTGGAAGGCGACGGAGCTCAAGTACGAGCCGGACCCCAACCTCGAGCACGCGCTCGACGTGCTGTTCATCCTGCACGCCGACCACGAGCAGAACTGCTCCGCGAACGCCATGCGCGCGGTCGGCAGCTCCGAGGCCGACCCGTTCTCGGCCGCCGCCGCGGCCATCGCCGCGCTCTACGGCCCGCTGCACGGCGGCGCCAACGAGCAGGTCCTGCGGATGCTGCGCGACATCGGTTCGGTGGAGAACATCCCGACCTTCATCGCCCAGGTGAAGGACGGCAAGAAGAAGCTCATGGGCTTCGGGCACCGGGTCTACAAGAACTACGACCCGCGGGCCCGGGTGATCCGCTCGATCGCCGACGAGGTCTTCAAGGTGACGGGCACCAACCCGCTGCTGGACCTGGCGATGGAGCTGGAGCGGATCGCCCTTTCGGACGAGTACTTCATCTCCCGCAAGCTGTACCCGAACGTCGACTTCTACACGGGCATCATCTACCAGGCCATGGGTTTCCCGGTGGAGATGTTCCCGGTGCTGTTCGCGATCGGCCGCATGCCCGGCTGGCTCGCGCAGTGGGAGGAGGGCCTGCTCGACCCCGAGCAGAAGATCGCCCGCCCGCGCCAGCTCTACGTCGGCTACGACGAGCGCCCGTACGTCCCGATGTCGGCCCGCACCGCCGACATCGACGCCGACGTGGACGCCATCGCCGCCCAGGCGGCCCAGGCGGCCCCGGAGCGCCCGCTGCGCTGA
- the pdxH gene encoding pyridoxamine 5'-phosphate oxidase: MAARDAAPARPRRPAGEPASDGADATANLGGLRRVYDSGWLDEDSLASTWVEQFARWFADAEAPGSGVLEPNAMVFGTADADGRPSARTVLLKGFSAEGFLLFTNYSSRKGQESAANPHGSLVFPWYSLERQVIVIGAVERISRTHSDEYFRSRPRGSQLGAWASRQSAVLASRAELERRDAHFAERWPEGTEIPVPAFWGGLLVVPETVEFWQGRPDRLHDRLRYRRVTAPGPDGPENPDGPENWVIERLSP, encoded by the coding sequence ATGGCCGCCCGCGACGCCGCACCCGCCAGGCCCCGCCGGCCGGCCGGCGAACCGGCCAGCGACGGCGCGGACGCGACCGCGAACCTTGGTGGGCTGCGGCGCGTCTACGACTCCGGCTGGCTCGACGAGGACTCCTTGGCGTCCACCTGGGTGGAGCAGTTCGCCCGCTGGTTCGCCGATGCCGAGGCCCCCGGCTCCGGGGTGCTCGAGCCGAACGCCATGGTCTTCGGCACGGCCGACGCTGACGGCCGGCCGAGCGCCCGCACTGTGCTACTGAAGGGCTTCAGCGCCGAGGGCTTCCTGCTGTTCACGAACTACTCCTCGCGCAAGGGCCAGGAGAGTGCCGCCAACCCGCACGGCAGCCTCGTCTTCCCCTGGTACTCGCTGGAACGCCAGGTGATTGTCATCGGCGCCGTCGAACGGATCTCCCGAACCCATTCGGACGAGTACTTCCGTTCTCGGCCGCGCGGCAGCCAGCTCGGCGCCTGGGCCAGCCGGCAGTCCGCCGTGCTGGCCTCGCGCGCGGAGCTGGAACGGCGCGACGCGCATTTTGCCGAACGCTGGCCCGAGGGCACCGAGATCCCTGTCCCGGCCTTCTGGGGCGGCCTGCTGGTCGTGCCCGAAACGGTCGAGTTCTGGCAGGGCCGCCCCGACCGTCTCCACGACCGCCTTCGCTACCGCCGGGTCACCGCTCCCGGCCCCGATGGCCCGGAAAACCCCGATGGCCCAGAGAACTGGGTCATCGAACGCCTGTCCCCCTAA